From Daphnia pulicaria isolate SC F1-1A chromosome 11, SC_F0-13Bv2, whole genome shotgun sequence, the proteins below share one genomic window:
- the LOC124315660 gene encoding intraflagellar transport protein 20 homolog translates to MDVNNVFMAEDELVEQGLFIDDIHRLRILDPSLADQTKILKTECDQFLQTTNNFDKTVDTFKKEASRTAAAVEIEKKRAIGYRLLLDSLRKKKEQDQRQMMAEVDRKRLKLEQLRVEIEMLQKADHFHQEILDQFQILH, encoded by the exons ATGGATGTGAATAATGTGTTCATGGCGGAGGACGAACTGGTTGAACAAGGATTATTCATCGATGACATCCACAGGCTTCGTATCCTTGATCCTTCCTTGGCCGATCAGACAAAAATTCTCAAGACCGAATGCGATCAATTCCTCCAGA cAACGAACAATTTCGATAAGACGGTCGACACATTTAAAAAGGAGGCCAGCAGAACAGCAGCGGCTGttgaaatagagaaaaaacggGCTATCGGTTACCGGCTGTTACTGGATTCATTGCGtaagaaaaaggaacaagATCAGCGTCAAATGATG GCAGAAGTTGATCGCAAACGCTTAAAACTGGAGCAACTTCGCGTCGAGATTGAGATGCTTCAAAAAGCGGATCATTTCCATCAAGAAATTCTCGATCAGTTTCAAATCCTTCATTAA
- the LOC124315474 gene encoding calumenin-B-like — protein sequence MRFSYVVVCLTISLVTAIPKPNKTSRVKDEPLSSHKHYENEEHNADYDHEAFLGDEAKTFDQLSPEESKERLGKIVDKIDRDMDGKITKEELKSWIQYTQRRYILEDVDRQWKAHNPNNKDSITWEEYKKMVYGFMDDMEPSELENNAEEGFSYKDMIRRDQRRWGIADTNADHALDKEEFTNFLHPEDAPHMKEIVVVETMEDIDKDKNGYISLEEYIGDMYRGIKDEDEPDWVRNEREQFQNYRDKNKDGHMDTDEVKQWIIPPDFDHSEAEAKHLLQESDADGDGQLTKDEIISKYDLFVGSQATDFGEALNRHDEF from the exons ATGCGATTTTCTTATGTTGTTGTGTGCTTGACAATAAGTCTTGTAACAGCTATTCCAAAACCAAACAAGACTTCAAGAGTTAAAGATGAG CCGCTGAGTAGTCACAAACATTATGAAAATGAAGAGCATAATGCTGACTATGACCATGAAGCTTTTCTAGGAGATGAGGCTAAAACCTTTGATCAACTGTCTCCCGAAGAAAGCAAGGAGCGTTTAGG GAAAATTGTGGACAAAATAGACCGTGACATGGATGGCAAGATCACCAAAGAGGAGCTGAAATCATGGATTCAGTATACTCAAAGACGTTACATATTGGAGGATGTTGACCGTCAGTGGAAAGCACACAATCCTAATAACAAGGACTCTATCACATGGGAAGAATACAAAAAGATGGTCTATGGTTTCATGGATGATATGGAACCCTCAGAGCTGGAGAATAATGCTGAAGAAGGATTTTCATACAAGGACATGATTCGACGAGACCAACGTCGCTGGGGAATTGCTGATACTAACGCAGATCACGCCCTTGACAAG GAAGAGTTCACAAACTTTTTACATCCAGAAGATGCCCCGCATATGAAGGAGATTGTTGTTGTCGAAACGATGGAGGACATCGACAAGGATAAAAACGGGTACATCTCATTGGAAGAATACATCGGTGACATGTACCGAGGAATCAAAGATGAAGATGAGCCTGATTGGGTCAGGAACGAACGTGAGCAGTTTCAAAATTATCGCGACAAAAACAAAGACGGCCATATGGACACTGATGAG GTTAAACAGTGGATAATCCCACCTGATTTTGATCACTCTGAAGCCGAAGCGAAACATCTACTTCAAGAATCGGACGCTGACGGCGACGGTCAGCTGACAAAAGACGAGATCATTAGCAAATACGATCTCTTCGTCGGTTCTCAGGCCACCGATTTCGGTGAGGCGCTCAACCGACACGACGAATTTTAG